The Nicotiana tabacum cultivar K326 chromosome 1, ASM71507v2, whole genome shotgun sequence genome segment CCCTAAAAGGACAGCAAAATCAGGTGAAACTTTTATAATCTCTTCAACGGGCCGACCAGATAGACCCAGAACCAACAAAGCAGCAAGCCCTTTAGTGAGTACCGAATCAGAATCAGCCTCAAAGATCACATTTTTCTCCGAATCAAAATAAGCCCTAACCCAAACCTGTGAAACACAACCCTGAACTTTATTTTCAGTGGTCTTGTATTTTGCGTCAAGTGAGTTTAAATTTTTACCGTAAAATAAGAGTTGCTCGTATTTAGCCTTTGGTTGTTCGACTGCTTGAAAGAGTTTGACGATTTCTTGGAGTTTCGGTGGGAGCTCTTCAATGGGTTGGAGAGGTGATGAGGGTTGTGAAGAAGCACTTGTGGGAGTAGCAAAAATTGATTTTGTGGAGATTTTTTCAATAGTAATGGATCTAAAGAAGGTTAATTTATTGGGTGTAGaatgtaaagaagaagaagagggtttTAGGGCTTTATTAAGGGATGGAGAATTAGGGTGATGGAGGAGAGGGTGCGGGATTTTGGTGGAAATCGACATCAGATAAGGTGAAAGAGAAAATGGTAGGTTTGATGTTGAACTTAGTTGTTGTTGGTGGTGGCGGTGGTGGTGGAGGGAAGAACGGAGGATTCGAGAGAAAAGAGAGCCAAGAGATGGAAAACGTGCCTCACTTAGCATACCACCGCCAACCTTGTTACAGCCTACTGCTACTCCTACAAGACAAGAGAGCAGAGAACTGTCTGTTTGTTTGTAGCCAGCTAATTGCATTTTCAGCCTCGCTGGAAGGGTAAATTTTTCAGATTAGGTTCGCTTTTGTGGGTTATTCAAAATACTGCaagttataataattattaatttaaaatatttaaaagatataTGAAATCAAGGAAAAACTTATTTTGCCCTCAAAATCTGAACAATGCCACACAAACCGAGACAAAGAGAGTAATGCTTATAATTAAGGCTTAATAGCAAATATACCTACTTAAAACGATTTCTATTTTTCATCCTTCAATTTCATGAGTTTTTGATGTATTATTTTAAATGAGCATGAATAGAGAGTGATTTTGATCAAAGGAAAAGGTCAAAGTTGTCTTATACTATCTTGAGTTTCTCAATTTTTCCCTCATTACACATTTTTGTTTATTCATATCTTTTGCCTTTAACAAATTGTCTCGTGCCTTTCCTTGTCGTTCAAGGAGTACTAACAAATTGGTGAGTTCCATGTAGCCAAATTCTTcaagaaaaaaatattgaaatttactcctttacttttaaatttattttaagatTGTGCATAAATTAGATTTTCATTAGTGATCAAGGAAAAAAGGAGATCTTTTTATAGTGACATAGGTAATATGAGACCAAAAGTCTAAAGAGGGATAAAGTTGCTCAATTTTGAATTCTAGATGGACAAATATGGCCCCTTATTTTTGGTTAGAAAAGCGGCTAaaataagaaaatgaaaagaaaaaaattaaagtaaacgGATAACACCTTCATTCCTATCTTCAAATTCTCTCTTCCCTCCACCCTTTCCCTGGCTGCTAATGCAATGTTGGTTGGAATAGGGGAAGTAATTACAGAAGCAAGAGTTTGAAACGAG includes the following:
- the LOC107824028 gene encoding sufE-like protein 1, chloroplastic/mitochondrial — its product is MQLAGYKQTDSSLLSCLVGVAVGCNKVGGGMLSEARFPSLGSLFSRILRSSLHHHRHHQQQLSSTSNLPFSLSPYLMSISTKIPHPLLHHPNSPSLNKALKPSSSSLHSTPNKLTFFRSITIEKISTKSIFATPTSASSQPSSPLQPIEELPPKLQEIVKLFQAVEQPKAKYEQLLFYGKNLNSLDAKYKTTENKVQGCVSQVWVRAYFDSEKNVIFEADSDSVLTKGLAALLVLGLSGRPVEEIIKVSPDFAVLLGLQQSLTPSRNNGFLNMLKLMQKKALQLYVEAEKAADLGHSESLNASIEASSLGSVNVNGNVESRESTDVSGNNVSGGGGDDGVLRSRGMRIKERLEKELRPVELEVEDISYQHAGHAGVRGSDGETHFNLRVVSKEFEGKSLVKRHRMIYDLLQDELQNGLHALSIVAKMPSEL